A single Lolium perenne isolate Kyuss_39 chromosome 6, Kyuss_2.0, whole genome shotgun sequence DNA region contains:
- the LOC139832167 gene encoding glycosyltransferase family 92 protein Os08g0121900-like — protein sequence MPSRRRRNRKRLLTCVGAASVGALLFFGAHSSSIGLGGGTRPQQQDQLFRSPGPPPPETLMSMPRQTSQADLSFARRLLPNRHHSPPQLREDAVLLPDREVLVLSADPAVGNAMCVFQGGASSPARALGRLPGPGRHAYLCPLPGSEQPLQPPPLLLSSSSYSSSAAPPAPAPAPAADFHKLLNWNDSLVFDSAPLPGGDLLLFAKGTNSRQGVIKTATSNIQCIYSRDSDGTVASSPATTSSQQVIRCPPPPAPLSSSNLHVTVALNGQEPLPSLATYDPQNTALPVTPERKSICACTMVRNVAKFLPEWVRYHAAVGVEKFFLYDNASEDDLAGQVSSLNSAGIDVSTVAWPWTKTQEAGLSHCAATNQPSCEWMAFMDVDEFIFSPNWNEVEKPSKSLLDSVVSVDPEVGQIFLPCYDFGPSGQTAHPQEGVCQGYTCRLTRAERHKSLVRLDAVADSLANSVHHFTLKSGFHKMWTTLARINHYKYQAWTEFKSKFKRRVSAFVADWTDPVNLQSHDRAPGLGVDPVEPVGWAESFCELKDYTMKKLSEKWFGIGSGGRGGITEFNSNGDIAPSPSLP from the coding sequence atgCCGAGTCGTCGCCGCCGCAACCGCAAGCGCCTCCTCACCTGCGTCGGCGCAGCTTCGGTGGGCGCGCTGCTCTTTTTCGGCGCCCACTCCTCCAGCATCGGCCTCGGCGGCGGTACTCGGCCGCAGCAGCAGGACCAGCTCTTCCGGTCGCCGGGGCCACCGCCGCCGGAAACCCTAATGTCGATGCCGCGCCAGACGTCACAGGCCGATCTTTCCTTCGCGCGGCGCCTGTTGCCCAACCGCCACCACTCCCCGCCGCAACTCCGGGAGGATGCCGTCCTCCTCCCGGACCGGGAGGTTCTCGTCCTGTCCGCTGACCCTGCCGTGGGGAACGCCATGTGCGTCTTCCAGGGTGGGGCGTCCTCCCCGGCGCGCGCGCTCGGGAGGCTGCCGGGGCCCGGGCGCCACGCCTACCTCTGCCCCCTGCCCGGCTCAGAGCAGCCGCTCCAACCACCACCCCTGCTGCTTTCATCTTCCTCTTACTCCTCCTCGGCTGCTCCCCCTGCCCCTGCCCCTGCCCCTGCCGCGGATTTCCACAAGTTGCTCAATTGGAACGACAGTCTCGTGTTTGATTCCGCCCCTCtccccggaggcgatcttctcctCTTCGCCAAGGGCACGAACAGCCGCCAAGGGGTCATCAAGACTGCCACTTCCAACATCCAGTGCATCTACAGCAGAGACTCCGATGGCACGGTGGCCTCCTCCCCCGCCACCACTTCATCCCAGCAGGTGATCAGGTGCCCCCCTCCACCGGCTCCTTTAAGTTCCAGCAACCTCCATGTCACCGTAGCCCTCAACGGCCAGGAGCCTTTACCCTCACTTGCCACCTACGATCCACAAAACACTGCCTTGCCTGTGACACCTGAAAGGAAATCGATCTGTGCCTGCACCATGGTTCGAAATGTCGCCAAGTTTCTGCCTGAGTGGGTGAGGTACCATGCAGCAGTGGGTGTTGAGAAGTTCTTCCTATACGACAATGCAAGCGAGGATGACCTAGCAGGGCAGGTCTCTAGTTTGAACTCTGCTGGCATTGATGTCTCCACCGTGGCCTGGCCCTGGACCAAAACGCAGGAAGCAGGGCTTTCTCATTGCGCAGCCACGAATCAACCTTCCTGCGAATGGATGGCATTCATGGACGTTGATGAATTCATTTTTTCACCAAACTGGAACGAGGTCGAGAAGCCTTCGAAATCGTTGCTTGACTCGGTTGTTTCCGTTGATCCGGAGGTTGGCCAAATATTCCTCCCCTGCTACGATTTTGGTCCTTCTGGCCAAACAGCACATCCGCAGGAAGGGGTGTGCCAAGGCTACACCTGCCGGCTGACGAGAGCTGAGCGTCACAAATCATTGGTTCGCCTTGATGCGGTGGCAGATTCGCTTGCAAATTCTGTACACCATTTTACACTAAAGTCTGGTTTCCACAAAATGTGGACTACTTTGGCTCGCATAAACCACTACAAGTATCAGGCTTGGACGGAATTCAAATCCAAATTCAAACGACGCGTGTCAGCATTCGTGGCAGATTGGACAGATCCTGTTAACCTGCAATCCCATGACCGGGCCCCCGGGCTGGGAGTTGATCCTGTCGAACCAGTTGGCTGGGCGGAGAGCTTTTGCGAGCTTAAGGATTATACCATGAAGAAACTAAGTGAGAAGTGGTTCGGAATTGGGTCTGGAGGCCGTGGAGGAATAACAGAGTTCAACTCTAACGGTGACATTGCTCCCTCCCCCTCTCTTCCATAG